A window from Drosophila kikkawai strain 14028-0561.14 chromosome 2L, DkikHiC1v2, whole genome shotgun sequence encodes these proteins:
- the LOC108074133 gene encoding histone H1-like: MSDSAVATSASPVAAPPAPVEKKVAAKKASGSGATKAKKAAVPPSHPPTQQMVDASIKNLKERGGSSLLAIKKYITATYKCDAQKLAPFIKKYLKSAVANGKLIQTKGKGASGSFKLSASAKKEPKPKVAAAEKKVKSKKVVTKKAGATAKKAAGAADKKPKAKKAVATKKTAEKKKTEKAKAKDAKKTGVVKAKPAAAKAKPAAAKPKAAKAPKAKAAASAQPKKAVKKATAPATAKKPKAKTTASKK, from the coding sequence ATGTCCGACTCTGCAGTGGCAACATCCGCGTCCCCAGTGGCTGCCCCACCAGCGCCAGTTGAGAAGAAGGTGGCCGCCAAAAAGGCATCTGGTTCAGGAGCTAccaaggccaagaaggcaGCAGTTCCACCATCACATCCGCCAACTCAACAAATGGTGGATGCTTCCATCAAGAACTTGAAGGAGCGTGGTGGCTCATCGCTTCTGGCaatcaagaaatatatcaCTGCCACCTACAAATGCGACGCCCAGAAACTGGCTCCATTCATCAAGAAGTACTTGAAGTCCGCAGTGGCTAATGGAAAGCTGATCcaaacaaagggaaagggtgcgtctggttccttcaaactgtcggcctctgccaaaaaggagcccaagccaaaggttgcggctgctgagaaaaaagtcaaaagcaaGAAGGTAGTCACCAAGAAAGCCGGAGCCACCGCAAAGAAAGCCGCCGGAGCTGCTGACAAGAAACCCAAGGCTAAGAAGGCCGTTGCCACCAAGAAGACTgccgagaagaagaaaactgagaaggcaaaggccaaggatgccaagaaaactggagtcgtaaaggcaaagccagcagcagcaaaggctaagccggccgccgcgaagccaaaggcagccaaggcacCGAAGGCCAAGGCAGCAGCGTCCGCCCAGCCTAAGAAGGCAGTGAAGAAAGCAACTGCTCCGGCTACCGCTAAGAAGCCGAAAGCCAAGACCACGGCGTCGAAGAAGTAA
- the LOC108081065 gene encoding histone H2B — MPPKTSGKAAKKAGKAQKNITKNDKKKKRKRKESYAIYIYKVLKQVHPDTGISSKAMSIMNSFVNDIFERIAAEASRLAHYNKRSTITSREIQTAVRLLLPGELAKHAVSEGTKAVTKYTSSK; from the coding sequence atgccgCCTAAAACCAGTGGAAAGGCAGCCAAGAAGGCTGGCAAGGCCCAGAAGAACATCACTAAGAacgacaagaagaagaagcggaaGAGGAAGGAGAGCTATGCTATCTACATCTACAAGGTCCTGAAGCAGGTCCATCCCGACACTGGAATTTCCTCGAAGGCGATGAGCATCATGAACAGCTTTGTGAATGACATCTTCGAGCGCATTGCTGCCGAGGCTTCTCGTCTGGCGCACTACAACAAGCGCTCGACCATCACCAGTCGGGAAATCCAAACTGCTGTTCGTCTGCTCCTGCCCGGAGAGTTGGCAAAGCACGCCGTCAGTGAGGGAACCAAGGCTGTCACCAAGTACACCAGCTCCAAGTAA